The Spirochaeta cellobiosiphila DSM 17781 genome contains the following window.
AGGTTTTTATTTTTCTAACCACAGTATTAACGGCTGTTTGTCTTATCCTATTATTATTTCGTGTCAATAAGTTCCAGAGCCTGGCTAAGCGGGGAATGATCAAAGAGGCCCAATTACTTGGTGTCTCTTTCTATAGAGGACGAGGTCGAGTGAAATTCGCTTTTGACCATGAGGGACAGCAAATCACTGCTGTTCATAATATCTATAGAAATAGTGTCACCAGATCCTTGAAAGAGGCCACAACAATTGAGGTTGTGTTTCATCCTAATAAGCCAAAGCAGGCGTATCTTCTTATAGCTATTGGTGAGCCCATTCAGCCAGAAGTCGCCTAGAATGATAATAGACCGTGATAATGTGATCATCCAAACTACTCATTTTGTTCAGCAGACCCTGAAGGATGCCGAAGCCGGCCATGATTGGTGGCATGTTTATAGGGTATGGCAATTAGCTAAGAGAATAGCCCAAGAGGAGAAAGTCGACCTCTTTATTGTAGAATTGGGTGCCTTGCTTCACGATATTGCTGATTCCAAGTTTCATCAGGGAGATGAAAAAATTGGTCCTCTTTTGGCCTCTGATTTTCTCAAATCCTTAGGCGTTGAGGATTCCATAACTGAACAGGTAAGGATGATCATTCAGAACATATCCTTTAAGGGAGGGAACTTTGAGCAAGACTTCAAATCCCCTGAATTGGACGTGGTACAAGATGCGGATCGATTAGATGCTATAGGAGCCATCGGTATAGCAAGAACCTTTAATTATGGAGGCTATAAAGGGCGTTTACTCTATGATCCTTCTGTGCCTCCCCGGCTTAATATGTCCAAAGAGGAATATAAAAATAGTACAGCACCGACTATCAATCATTTTTATGAGAAACTTCTTCTTTTAAAGGATAGAATGAATACAAAGACCGGTTCTGAAATGGCTGTCAAAAGACATGAGTTTATGGAGACATTCTTAGATGAGTTTTATAGTGAATGGAATGGGGAAAGTTAGGTTTGTTATCCTATTTATCCTCATAGGACTCAGCTCCTGCCAGTGTTAGAGAACGAGCTTTTGAGATCACAGAGAAGTATGAGTATGGAGGACAAAGTCATTACTCCGATACAAACGGAGGCATCGATTGTTCCGGTGGAAGGCTTCTTCTGGAAGATCGTTATTAGATCTTCTGTCCATAGAAGTTTGAATATGGTTTGTACTGATTCAATACATCTTCCACTATAGCCATACGTTCTTCTACGCTTCCTCTTAATATAATGTAGGGAATATTCCGTTCCTTCAGATCAGCAATGACTTGCTTGTGGAAGGTAGAACGTTTTTGCTCTCCACTTCGATCCCAAGTGTCATCATAGGGAATGTCATCATCACATAAGAAAAATAGGTCATACCGTTTGTAATTCTCATGGGCTACTTTTGCTAAGTAATCAGGAGCTTTACCATGATAATCCAGAGCGTACATGTAGGTGGTGATGGCATTGGTATCAACGAAGCAATATTTATTAGCTTGGGCAAAGGCTATTTCTTCTCTTTCTATGTGTCCTGCGGCTATATCATTAAAGGCTTCAAAACCGATTCGCCTATCTATCTGATGAGTCGTCCAGTATTCTCTGCCGTATTCGGGAGCAAAGGATGTGTGGAATCTCTTAGCTAAGGCTTCTGTGATAGTGGACTTCCCTGTGGACATGGCACCCATAAAGACGACCTTTGTTATCATATCCCTATAGACGACAGGATCTAAATATTCTTTGTAGTGATATGGATTGGAGCGGATCTTCGTCGCTGATATGGGACAGTGTAGACGCTTTTCGTCTACCCGGCGATCGATAGCTCCCAGGGCCTTACTCATATGATCTCCATAGTATTCACTACAGTAAAAATGGGTAATATTAATGCCTTGTATCAAGCTCGATACATACTCTTCTTCCTGTTTTTCCACAACTTTGATATCTTCCACTTCTGGGGGACCGTCCCAGGCTTCGATTACTTTTACTTGAGGGTATAAAGATCTAATCCACTTAGCTCGCACTTGGAGAGGAATAGGGATGAGGTCTGTGTCATATATGATGACAATCAGTTCGTCCACTTCCTTAAGTGCTGTATCAATGACAAATTGATGCCCCTTATGAAAAGGGGCGTATTTACCAAGGGTTAGACCTATTTTCTTCATTAGGATTGGGCCTTTTCCTGAAGCTTAGCTCCCTGTGTCCAATTATAATACCCATAGAAAGCATTAATCAGGTAGGCACTCCACATGACGATCATCAAGGGGCCATCTGGGCTTCCATTGACTGTTCGGATCGACCACATGATGACTGTAAAGACATTGAGCACAATATAGAGAAGCCATTGTTCCCTAAAACGTTTAGCCGTTAATAAAGTCGCCATGATGGATAAGATGTTCGTTGTTGCATCAATATAAGGGGTGTTTTGACCGGCTATCAAGGATAGGGCATAGCCTAAAAGACCAATACCTAGGGCACTAACGAGTAATGT
Protein-coding sequences here:
- a CDS encoding AAA family ATPase, giving the protein MKKIGLTLGKYAPFHKGHQFVIDTALKEVDELIVIIYDTDLIPIPLQVRAKWIRSLYPQVKVIEAWDGPPEVEDIKVVEKQEEEYVSSLIQGINITHFYCSEYYGDHMSKALGAIDRRVDEKRLHCPISATKIRSNPYHYKEYLDPVVYRDMITKVVFMGAMSTGKSTITEALAKRFHTSFAPEYGREYWTTHQIDRRIGFEAFNDIAAGHIEREEIAFAQANKYCFVDTNAITTYMYALDYHGKAPDYLAKVAHENYKRYDLFFLCDDDIPYDDTWDRSGEQKRSTFHKQVIADLKERNIPYIILRGSVEERMAIVEDVLNQYKPYSNFYGQKI
- a CDS encoding HD domain-containing protein, which encodes MIIDRDNVIIQTTHFVQQTLKDAEAGHDWWHVYRVWQLAKRIAQEEKVDLFIVELGALLHDIADSKFHQGDEKIGPLLASDFLKSLGVEDSITEQVRMIIQNISFKGGNFEQDFKSPELDVVQDADRLDAIGAIGIARTFNYGGYKGRLLYDPSVPPRLNMSKEEYKNSTAPTINHFYEKLLLLKDRMNTKTGSEMAVKRHEFMETFLDEFYSEWNGES